Part of the Etheostoma spectabile isolate EspeVRDwgs_2016 chromosome 21, UIUC_Espe_1.0, whole genome shotgun sequence genome is shown below.
TGATGTAGTAAACCAGTAGTAAAGCCTGTTAGAAGAACTGGAGTCACGTCCAGGTAActattgtttctctcactggCAGATGGCTGCAGGACAATACCATGCTTTTGAGAAAGAATCCCTTGTTCTAGTGCCATCATaatctatttttcttcttcattttcatGCTTTTATACTTTATCTCAGTGATTGATACATTGTCTGGAGTAGAGTACAGCATTATTGGTAACATGAAACCACTGTATCCAAAGGTTTAAAGACCTACATTGTTAGTGCCCGAATCATACGTGAAGCCGAGAAAAGTTGGATCGATCAAGACAAAACAGGtgctaaaaaaatacattaaaaagcttaaaaatgtAACTCGGCTGTaatcgtcttttttttttagcaagatAGGTTATGATGCACTATGCAATAATATCAAACACTACAACATGAAAATTGGAATAATGCACAAGAATAAACTGCATATTAATAATAACTATCTGTAATTATCGTACAGGAATTATCACCTCTAGGTTTTATTATACAATATTTTCCACGTGTACATGAGTTTTACATACTCAGTTTTAGTTAacaatccagaaaaaaaaaattaaagtcatgaaaaatgagtaaaacaataaaaaccctAACATTTAATCTATCAGTGAACTACTTCATTCGATGAACAGTATCAGCCAAAGTGATACCGTTCCATGATCTAGAGCTGCTGGAGCTTCCTGACATttttagaccaaacaactaatcaattagttgaGTAAATGATCAACCagttaatcaacaatgaaaataattgttagttgcagccctatctACACAGGGTTATTTTTCGTATACCTTCTTTTGTGGGGCTATAGCTAGATACATTGGAACATCTACtaacaaaagtaaaacaaattcCTCATGTACTTGAAATCATCATGTGACTGCCTTGTATATTAAGACCAGAGTTACTTCCTATGCACACTTAACAACTGATGAAGGTGTTTGGATGAACAATGTCTGTCTGTattgtaatttatatttttaatccattgttttttaattaaagctttGTTGAAACTACAATTACCTGGATGCAGAAATGAATCTCCATGGACGGAATGTCATTGTGTTGATGTCCATAATCCACCTTTTATTGTTAATTGGTCTTTCATTTACTGATAATTTAACATATCCGTTTTTAAATTTGACCGATGTTACATAACTGGCGTAGCCTTGCCTCAGTGTTTTTTGGGCCTTGAGAGAGACtgtgacagagaggagagaccgGCATGTGTGAAGGTTGTTGGGCTTTGAAGAAAACGGCCTCAAGGAGACCTGATAAAAGTGTCTCTATACTATACGAGGCATTTTTATTTCCCAGTTTGTCAGCAGGCAGACAGGTTCGAGGCCTagtacataaaacatttttgcacAAGGAAATCAAAATGCTGCATCTAAAAATATCAGTATGGGCTATTTAGACATCACAGAAAGCTGTGTACAGTATTATTTGCAAGTGTTATTATATTCAATTATATTCTCAGTGGATGAGTAAACCAATACTACAGAGCAAAATAGTTTGTTGTATTGGCACAAGtaacatgtgttttcttaaaagTGTGCACATAAAggacaaaacattgtttttgaaaaaaaaagaagctttcaTAACATTGTGTGAAAACCTTGTAGCTCCAGTGTTGTTTTTCCCCTATTTTAACTTCAATGGAGGGACATACTCTGCTTGTGGAAATTCAACAACTTTTTATGAAACTTTTTTAAACCCAATTAATCAAACTCAATAGGTTTTCACCCAACAATAGAACTGCGCTTGCATCTAATGTGTGCCTAAGGATTTGTAATAATTAAATTATAAGTTAGAGGCATAGAAATGAAATCCTGTCAGATAATATAGAAACGTCTACAATTATTACAGTCcataaacatcaaaaaagccaCAGCAGGCCTAAAACACAAGTCGCCCCCAAAACAGATTGCAGAGAGGGCGAAGAGTCCTAAATTAAGTTATTTAAATTGTCACACAAGGTACACAAttgcacgcacaaacacacattttacatttactaaTGTCTTCACCTCCACTGTGGAGTCTCTTTGAATTCAGTTAAGTTCAGATAATACAGTCAGACTTGTTGAAAATGGTCCCCTCCCACATTCGTTTTTAAATCCGCACTTTCAAAGTTCTTCATGCCATTAGGTGAAACTCCACACTGTCGATGTACTGTTTCTGCCTCACTAAAGGCTAGGGGCAGAAGATCTGCTGGTTTTATGTTAACCCTTGATCCCCCTCTCCTCCATAAAGGTAACTATTGGTTCCGGCTGGTTGGACATACTCCTCAGTTTTGTCCCAGTCTGAGACccagcctcctcctccccccatgCCTCCGGCGCCGTTGGGATCCGCTCCCTGGTTCATGGCTCCGTAGCCTCCCCCGCCACTTGTGCGATACAGCTCTTCCGTCTCGTTTGCAAGCTCATCCTCATCCAGGATGCCACATTTCTCATCACTCCGCTCCTCCGGCTCTGCCCAATATTGCTTCTCTCCAGATGCAAAGAGGCCTGCAGCCCAGAGACATTATCAGTCCGTAAGATACAGAGTTTTTGTATAGTATTCAGACTTTTGACAAACAATCTCCAGGAGATTGCACAAAGAACAATGTACAGATTGTTGCATACTTAAACACCCTAATGCTCTGGTTATGGAGGAATGAGTGGAAACAGAAATAAAGAGGGAAATATACACACCGTAGAATATGACACCTCCATAATGAACAAGCGAGGCGATAAGAAACACCCCCTGCCACTCCTCCCGCGTCTATCCAAGGAgagtcagaagaaaaaaagaggaagagcaATTATGAGCATGAAAAAACGTTTGTGTTCAACACATTAAATCAAACCAATCAAAGAGAAACTTGCCAATATATTGTGTCGATACATTGGCTTAAACCCTGAACACCTTTTACTTTGGTCAATAAAATGCTTAAACACCTTAAGATTTAACCTTACTTGTGGCTCGACCTCTGTTTGAATGAGCTACTTTCAgtgcaaaattaaattaatatcgATCCCTCTTAGTGGTCTGTTTCTCCCTGTAAGACTATTGGACATGCAAAAtggcaatatttaaaaaaaaaagtctttttgtGGAAGTGGAACCTCTGCTGTTGTTTTAGAAACATTTCCTATTACCAAACTCAGTTGGAGATGCACAGCTGACTTATATAAGCAGAAACACACCCTCAGACAACAAACTGAggacagaaatgtattttagtgTGCATTTTACAACACAAATTCTCACCTTATGCTTTGTCATGGCACCAACTATAAGTGGGCAAACCATACCAGACAAAGTGCCCACACCGTTGGAGATACCCATAAGGATACTAGCATAGCGCGGTGCAATGTCCAGGTGGTTGACATTGAAACCTTATGAGGAAggataaaaacaataacatcaaATAAAATTATAGGAAATGGTTGTGTATTCACAAGCTTTACAAATTCTACAGTCATATTTGTGGCCAAAAGGTTTCAAAGAACAAGATGATGAAAAGGGTCTTATTGCTATTGATGGGGACAATGTAGATAAATTGATACAGAAAGTGTCctgaacagtaataataaaaaaaaaaaacatggtttcaCCTGAAATTGCAAAGCCTGAGAAACCCACAGCCAGGACCAGGAATGTGATGGCAACAACCTTTGTATGAGAGAAGCCCACCACCAGCAGCAGGGTTGCCTCCATCCCAAACCCTGACGTAGAGCAATAGAATAGAAACAAAGAATGAGTTTAATGTGTTAATGGAAAACATTAAGTCTCGATGCAAGATGTTTTTTGAGTCAACTTGAAGCCATTTTCCTTGACACcttcctcttctcctttttCATAAAATGCTGTTAACTAACCTCTCCCCACTGTCCTGACAGCTTGCAGAAAAGTGATGTGTACACTGTATGCTTCTCCATTTCACTTTGCTATCGATTTCTCGCTGTAGTTCAAAAATAGCAGACAGAGGCTTTTGCATTTACAGTGAGTCATCATTTCCCTTATGCAGCAAATGTTTTCTCACACAGCTGACTAAATACTGTAGTTAACTTCATAAATAGCCAGTGAGTTCCTGTGCAGTTGATCAACATCACTTGACTAAGAAATGGAGCACTTACAAAAACTAATTGAATCCAGACAAAGCTCTAAAATGGCATTATACTGTATACCATCGTTTGAGTGCATACTAATATGGTTCCAGTTTTGATGTCTTTAAAGAAAACTTCCAGCTATTATGAGCACAGCAAGTCAGCATCTCTTGTGTTTTGCATTTATCTGCAAATCTAGTTTTGCTTTCACTTCTTTTTGGCCCTATCTTACCTCCACAGTTCATAAGTTTCCTGACGTTAGTGGTGGTCATGATTTGGTTGGTGCGCAGATAGTCAGCAATCTGGCCACCAATGGGCACGATAATGGTCATGACAAGGTGAGGAAGTGCAGAAACTATGCCCACctagagagagaagaaaataaatataaatatgtaatgtaatagaTTTAAGACCTCTGAGGATAGCCTATGGTGACTGAAATAAACAGAGAAAGCAGACTTTCCGCATCTGTGACTTTTCTCAGCAGTGTCATGTTATCGTACATCTagaaaattgtttattttttctggtGCAGTACATCTGGTTTCTGTTACCTTGCTAATCTCAAACCCAAACACCTCCTCGAAGTATGCAGGCTGGCTGATGAGAAGCAAGTAGAAAGTCCAGCTTCTGCAGAAATTTGCCACAATGATGGCGTACACTGGCATGGACGTAAAGAAGCACCTCCACGGTGTGTTGAATTTCTGTAACAAAGAAAAATGCATGACTTAATTCACTGCATTGTAATGAAATTCTTCAGaatcaacaaaaaaagtgttgtcaAACTGAATTAGTGACCacttatttgttaaaaaaaatgtgtggagTAAATTGAACGCATGAATGCGTACACAAATGAGCAGAGGTCACAACTGATGAAAACTTTCTAAATCTATGTGTTGCTTTCATTTACAATATTATTAGAATCAGCTCATGATGAAGTTCGACACCCTCTTAAGCTCCACCCTTATTTCTCTGAAAATGCTCTGCTTGTTTACCATCTCTATACTCTTCCTTCCAATCTACTTGCGCTCTTGTCcttatttcaacatgtagcataaaacaaaaatgtgcctTCACATTCAATCGAGGGAAATGTAAATTACAGGGCAGATACATCCGTACTGTTAACATCAGCCAATGTGGTGTGATACAGTGTTTGCATCATATCGTACCTGAGAAATCTACTCTATATACTCACCGTTACTGCATGTTGTGAGGATTGGCCAATGCTTTCCTCAATATATTTTTGCTCCTCCTCAGTGATGGTGGGATGGGCTGCTGGACTTTCATAAGACACCAGGATCCAGAAGCAATACCACATGATGCCAAAAGTTCCTGGGGGGAgaagggaaggaaggagaaagaggagtaATGTAGGTGTCAAAACCAGAAAGAAAGGTCAAAACAAACAAGCTGTAAAAGGAGACAACTTGACTGTAGATTCTGCCCCGGTACAGACTGGGATTGAATTGAATGCTGGATGCATGTGTCTACACTAATGTGTTGTACTCAAGATCGGGGTTTTGAAAGTCTTGGTCACTGAATCGACCACATTTTTA
Proteins encoded:
- the LOC116671355 gene encoding vesicular glutamate transporter 1, whose translation is MEIRPDRVKVVAARTLGKIYGALEKKQENGETIELSAEGRPEMVEEKEMPVVDCTCFGLPRRYIIAILSGIGFCISFGIRCNLGVAVVSMVNSHTIFRGDKEIIVKAQFDWDPETVGMIHGSFFWGYIVTQIPGGFICQKFAANRVFGFAIVATSCLNMLIPAAARVHFGCVILVRICQGLVEGVSYPACHGIWAKWAPPLERSRLATTAFCGSYAGAVIAMPLAGILVQYSGWSSVFYVYGTFGIMWYCFWILVSYESPAAHPTITEEEQKYIEESIGQSSQHAVTKFNTPWRCFFTSMPVYAIIVANFCRSWTFYLLLISQPAYFEEVFGFEISKVGIVSALPHLVMTIIVPIGGQIADYLRTNQIMTTTNVRKLMNCGGFGMEATLLLVVGFSHTKVVAITFLVLAVGFSGFAISGFNVNHLDIAPRYASILMGISNGVGTLSGMVCPLIVGAMTKHKTREEWQGVFLIASLVHYGGVIFYGLFASGEKQYWAEPEERSDEKCGILDEDELANETEELYRTSGGGGYGAMNQGADPNGAGGMGGGGGWVSDWDKTEEYVQPAGTNSYLYGGEGDQGLT